Proteins from a genomic interval of Ndongobacter massiliensis:
- a CDS encoding ABC transporter ATP-binding protein — protein sequence MPSAINFDAVSFRYFAEAPNTVQNFSAVIKPGRISLLTGPSGCGKSTLLFLAAGLYPEHGGQRTDGQVLLGDMPVQALDPLERSRRMGLLFQNADLQFCFERVDREMRFVMENACMDPEKMDTAMHEALAFVGLAGYEKRLIRTLSGGEKQRLNIAIRLAVPCEWLLLDEIFSQVDPKQRNAILPLFAKLRDRGISILAVDHQIGPWQGIADDFFVVNEHGQLACGPEECRTFTAVDWAKHGVLAQGVSYPEPEKQTQPGEMLLSVSDFCVTRGNKDVLQKVSFQLERGKLYALLGVSGIGKSTLLESLAGFHKSCGEWDGPLAPTPRLFGRRLRISPAIRLLFQSPQDQFVKNTVREELLFSLQRKFPDPAQQEKQGRTLLESAQLWPLRRYAPFQLSEGQQRRLAVMALLAEGAQLLLCDEPCYAQDYRNTLAIMEELVRAAREENTCVVFSSHDWALAQAYADVIFYLKEDGLYEIDAASLSKKF from the coding sequence ATGCCTTCTGCGATTAACTTCGACGCGGTGTCTTTCCGCTACTTTGCGGAAGCGCCAAATACCGTACAAAATTTCAGCGCTGTCATCAAGCCCGGTCGAATTTCCCTATTGACCGGGCCTTCCGGCTGCGGAAAATCCACCTTGCTCTTTTTAGCAGCAGGGTTGTATCCCGAACACGGTGGACAGCGTACCGACGGACAAGTGCTACTTGGCGACATGCCCGTTCAAGCCCTGGATCCCTTGGAACGCAGCCGGCGCATGGGACTGCTCTTTCAGAATGCCGATTTACAGTTCTGCTTTGAACGCGTCGATCGGGAAATGCGTTTTGTCATGGAAAATGCCTGTATGGATCCAGAAAAAATGGATACTGCCATGCACGAAGCGCTCGCTTTTGTAGGCCTTGCCGGGTACGAGAAGCGCTTGATTCGAACACTTTCCGGCGGTGAAAAACAGCGATTGAATATCGCCATTCGCCTCGCCGTCCCGTGTGAGTGGCTTCTTTTGGATGAAATCTTCAGTCAGGTCGATCCGAAGCAGCGCAATGCCATTCTCCCTCTATTTGCAAAACTGCGTGATCGCGGCATTTCGATTCTCGCCGTCGATCACCAAATCGGCCCTTGGCAGGGCATTGCGGACGATTTTTTTGTTGTAAATGAGCATGGACAACTTGCCTGTGGACCGGAGGAATGTCGCACTTTCACTGCCGTCGACTGGGCAAAGCATGGCGTGCTGGCACAAGGGGTCTCCTATCCCGAACCAGAAAAACAAACACAGCCTGGAGAAATGTTGCTGTCTGTTTCCGATTTTTGTGTCACGCGAGGGAACAAAGACGTTTTGCAGAAAGTGTCTTTCCAACTTGAACGCGGCAAACTCTATGCTCTTTTGGGAGTGTCTGGCATTGGAAAAAGTACGTTGTTGGAATCCCTCGCCGGATTTCACAAAAGCTGCGGCGAGTGGGACGGTCCACTCGCTCCTACGCCCCGTCTTTTCGGACGTCGCCTGCGCATTTCTCCAGCGATTCGTCTGCTTTTCCAAAGCCCGCAAGATCAATTTGTGAAAAATACCGTTCGTGAAGAACTGCTCTTTTCCCTGCAGCGCAAGTTTCCCGATCCGGCGCAACAGGAGAAACAAGGGCGCACATTACTGGAGTCCGCACAACTTTGGCCGCTTCGTCGCTATGCCCCGTTTCAACTCAGTGAGGGCCAACAACGCCGGCTAGCCGTTATGGCACTGTTGGCGGAAGGTGCACAGTTGCTCCTTTGTGATGAACCCTGTTATGCGCAAGATTATCGCAACACGCTCGCCATCATGGAAGAACTGGTGCGTGCCGCACGAGAAGAAAACACCTGCGTCGTGTTTTCCAGCCATGACTGGGCCTTGGCGCAGGCGTATGCGGATGTCATTTTTTACTTGAAGGAGGACGGTCTTTATGAAATCGACGCCGCCAGCTTGTCCAAAAAATTCTGA
- a CDS encoding ABC transporter substrate-binding protein encodes MRTLNMILDWFPNTIHAGMLLAQRRGYYAEKNLALSISGEVHGVLKAPETIDFVVGPEASILTEIAENGNIIGIASLSYRQDSGIISLKEAGIKRPKDLTGKRITHWTPAWFHAVVGELVNRDGGDYEKVEKISMDVGEPEEVLGKVADAIWIYKYWEYFVMKQAGYEVNYIPFVEYGQPFNYPAPAMAARRALVEKEPEVIADFLAATEKGYQDVVNEGPSVLPEIEAKLPAVDRTILVEGIKHLQPLLLDPQGRWGRIQTADWIALQDFLQEKGILGEKKLPNTYCHAFCD; translated from the coding sequence ATGCGCACATTGAATATGATCTTAGATTGGTTCCCAAACACCATTCACGCCGGTATGCTCCTAGCCCAAAGGCGCGGTTACTATGCGGAGAAAAATCTAGCTCTTTCGATTTCCGGGGAGGTCCATGGTGTCTTGAAAGCACCCGAAACCATAGATTTTGTCGTCGGCCCCGAGGCGTCGATTCTAACGGAAATTGCAGAAAACGGAAACATTATCGGCATCGCCTCGCTGTCGTATCGTCAGGACTCCGGCATTATTTCGTTAAAAGAGGCCGGCATTAAACGTCCGAAGGATTTGACCGGCAAGCGCATCACCCACTGGACACCGGCATGGTTCCACGCCGTTGTCGGGGAGTTGGTAAATCGCGACGGCGGAGATTATGAGAAAGTGGAAAAGATTTCGATGGACGTCGGAGAGCCGGAAGAAGTGCTCGGAAAAGTTGCCGATGCCATCTGGATTTACAAGTACTGGGAGTACTTCGTCATGAAACAGGCCGGCTATGAAGTGAACTACATCCCCTTTGTTGAGTATGGGCAGCCTTTCAACTATCCGGCACCTGCCATGGCAGCACGCCGCGCGCTGGTGGAAAAAGAACCGGAAGTGATTGCAGACTTTCTCGCTGCAACCGAAAAGGGCTATCAGGATGTTGTCAACGAAGGTCCGTCCGTGTTGCCGGAAATTGAAGCAAAGCTGCCTGCTGTAGACCGCACGATTTTGGTCGAAGGCATCAAACACCTACAGCCGCTGCTTTTAGATCCGCAGGGACGTTGGGGGCGGATTCAAACAGCCGATTGGATCGCCTTGCAAGATTTCCTGCAGGAAAAAGGCATCCTCGGCGAAAAAAAATTGCCGAATACCTATTGCCATGCCTTCTGCGATTAA
- a CDS encoding ECF transporter S component, whose protein sequence is MNKTENVGKSWRLQDVLLMAMLGVLFALVYLGVFYLGLALQTALTPVGFGPFAFELVYGIWFLAATIAAFIIQKPGVAFTTEFLAALIELLMGNSGGMLVVITGVIQGIGCELGFALFRYRVWDRRSLLCSALCAALVTMLQTLYLNGYANLQGGIIAAMAALRILSSLLFCGFFAEILGKGLAKTGVLRSYPLGRQYGPNLVAEDDAL, encoded by the coding sequence ATGAACAAAACGGAAAATGTTGGAAAGAGTTGGCGGTTGCAGGATGTCCTGCTCATGGCCATGTTGGGCGTGCTGTTTGCACTGGTTTATCTGGGGGTGTTTTATTTGGGACTTGCCCTGCAAACTGCGTTGACCCCGGTGGGCTTTGGACCCTTTGCCTTTGAACTTGTGTACGGCATTTGGTTTTTAGCCGCCACAATTGCCGCTTTTATCATCCAAAAACCCGGTGTGGCATTTACCACAGAATTTTTAGCCGCTTTGATTGAACTTTTAATGGGCAATTCCGGCGGTATGTTGGTCGTCATCACGGGCGTCATTCAAGGGATCGGCTGCGAATTGGGCTTTGCGTTATTCCGCTACCGCGTATGGGATCGGCGCAGTCTGCTGTGCTCCGCGCTGTGCGCGGCACTCGTCACCATGCTGCAAACCCTGTATCTCAACGGATACGCCAATTTACAAGGGGGCATCATTGCCGCCATGGCCGCCTTGCGCATCCTGTCGTCGCTCCTCTTCTGCGGATTTTTTGCAGAGATTCTCGGCAAGGGATTGGCAAAAACGGGCGTGCTGCGCTCGTACCCGCTCGGCCGCCAATACGGCCCGAATCTGGTGGCGGAAGATGACGCGCTGTAA
- a CDS encoding M14 family metallopeptidase codes for MKVIPKIRIQEGWSWEKIRLALEYARFLGFETECAVFPIASTEEGEAIPANWAELASYGKASQEKGTTCKSGAAEEFSAEYEPASHHIGEFYDPDEGRFTGLETLFSRGNLLPDKNCDFLPDAMNFQFILPEKPSAALVAAACNLAFRFGMETTGYQGMLLAEENAAAKGVEGNRIIFEEASRCGISYEESADGLRVCVRGSGTSLASFVAELCNDFPKQGAFDTWRDRLMELEKTFSGATLDGQLAALEAMGARGATLMADPEIEQRRVSLEQAFPQTVFIDYKQPEEVETWAYDFPWEVDVLREELERSVYPKVKAGGSVRIEAAVSEPPEVREALADEVKSALLQRGASAAQVQIVCAYKQGYSWIDEQVLPMLSEIGAIASVEIGFCPFLPPGETTWRDEDGAVPSYHNVDENPDRWYDLPIRYLQELYPIEDVIVSKLFIPRKAVTFVNLANEGKPDTTYRLRAFSESGSILWEGFYTAEAAERPYLDAYPKLGKVHPPTGYVRFFEKDVLCYEKRIPTDLEKLWDVYQKEVLPKCRAYVEAQTEGAPTADRQPFFSQLKMEIELSEPDYPLQSRQDIFSSLDGFHEDLYFVGLDYFKNYGLEKAGEVLDSSGLLLPILHNRSGAPHMKVTLYRQKAPAPSYISSDGTKCTLQRKNPVYVWLRAMEAEADGCRAVLRIRGAEEAVCAGWAQAYADLTQRGLLSLPKRITGVQTLVFEFESDAGTIQTVSLPACAAEVPPKDRDIRTMDLAEESVLGYERTTALLHQLERVPGLAVYPIAVSYTGRTVYAVEIEPHGEGYISRTKRMARYPSVYINARHHANEVSSTNSAFRLIRRILTEKDLQEAVQAMNLVIVPMENVDGAALHYELQKEHPHWKYHVARFNALGKEFFYETDNPETIHTEALGFKRLYETFSPDILIDNHGVPTHEWDQPFSGYTSPSYKGFWLPRSLLYGYFWYVTDDGYRSNHALNEVFQDVIADAMAEDSEIRAWNREWAEQFETYAHAWMPKLFPADYYKEMIHYWVPSPYNPAYRYRSIRYPWITSVCYTSEVADETAQGSYLSLCARAHVQHDVALLRSIAGAKSDMEQWCTISKEHIDVRAQRLRPIVVQK; via the coding sequence ATGAAAGTGATTCCAAAAATTCGAATTCAAGAAGGTTGGAGCTGGGAAAAAATCCGCCTTGCCTTGGAATACGCTCGGTTTCTTGGATTTGAAACGGAGTGCGCGGTCTTTCCCATCGCTTCCACGGAAGAAGGAGAGGCGATTCCGGCCAATTGGGCGGAATTGGCATCCTACGGGAAAGCATCCCAAGAAAAAGGAACGACTTGCAAGAGCGGAGCAGCGGAAGAATTTTCTGCGGAGTATGAACCCGCTTCGCACCACATCGGCGAGTTTTATGATCCCGATGAGGGACGCTTCACCGGGCTGGAAACCTTATTTTCCCGTGGGAATTTATTACCGGATAAAAATTGTGACTTTCTCCCTGATGCCATGAATTTCCAATTTATTCTGCCGGAAAAACCAAGTGCCGCTCTGGTTGCTGCAGCTTGTAACCTCGCATTCCGCTTTGGCATGGAAACAACAGGGTATCAGGGGATGCTCCTTGCGGAGGAAAACGCCGCAGCGAAAGGCGTAGAGGGAAATCGCATTATTTTTGAAGAAGCAAGCCGTTGCGGCATTTCCTATGAAGAATCGGCGGATGGGTTGCGCGTTTGTGTGCGCGGTTCCGGGACTTCATTGGCATCTTTTGTCGCAGAGCTTTGCAACGATTTTCCCAAACAAGGCGCTTTTGACACCTGGCGGGATCGCTTGATGGAACTTGAAAAGACCTTTTCCGGTGCGACTTTGGACGGACAATTGGCAGCGTTGGAAGCAATGGGAGCGCGCGGTGCTACGCTGATGGCAGATCCTGAAATCGAACAGCGTCGTGTGTCATTGGAGCAGGCTTTCCCACAAACTGTCTTTATCGACTACAAGCAACCGGAGGAAGTGGAGACATGGGCATATGATTTTCCATGGGAAGTCGATGTGTTGCGCGAAGAACTGGAGCGGTCGGTCTATCCGAAAGTAAAAGCGGGTGGTTCGGTGCGGATCGAAGCTGCTGTGAGCGAACCGCCTGAAGTGCGCGAAGCCCTAGCGGATGAGGTGAAAAGCGCTCTACTTCAACGGGGCGCAAGTGCGGCACAGGTGCAAATTGTCTGCGCCTATAAACAGGGATATTCTTGGATTGATGAACAGGTGTTGCCGATGTTGAGCGAAATCGGTGCGATTGCCTCGGTGGAAATTGGTTTTTGTCCTTTTTTGCCGCCCGGCGAAACGACTTGGCGCGATGAGGACGGCGCCGTACCTTCTTATCACAATGTGGATGAAAACCCCGACCGTTGGTATGATCTTCCGATTCGCTATTTGCAGGAACTCTATCCAATTGAAGATGTCATTGTTTCAAAGCTCTTCATTCCGCGGAAAGCGGTCACTTTTGTGAATCTTGCGAATGAAGGAAAACCGGATACGACGTATCGTTTGCGCGCTTTTTCCGAGTCCGGATCGATTTTATGGGAAGGATTTTATACGGCGGAAGCCGCGGAGCGTCCGTACTTGGATGCATATCCGAAATTGGGAAAAGTGCATCCCCCAACGGGCTATGTGCGCTTTTTCGAAAAGGATGTTCTTTGCTATGAAAAACGCATACCGACCGATCTGGAAAAATTGTGGGACGTCTATCAGAAAGAGGTGCTGCCGAAATGTCGGGCTTATGTGGAAGCGCAAACGGAAGGTGCGCCGACTGCGGACCGGCAGCCATTTTTTTCGCAGCTCAAGATGGAAATCGAGCTGAGTGAACCGGATTATCCCTTGCAGAGTCGGCAAGATATTTTTTCCTCGTTGGACGGCTTTCATGAGGATTTATATTTTGTCGGATTGGATTATTTTAAGAACTACGGATTGGAGAAAGCAGGCGAGGTATTAGATTCGTCCGGACTTTTGTTGCCCATCCTACATAATCGCAGCGGAGCGCCGCACATGAAGGTAACGCTCTACCGTCAAAAGGCACCGGCGCCTTCGTATATTTCTTCAGATGGCACTAAGTGCACCTTACAAAGGAAAAATCCGGTGTATGTGTGGTTGCGCGCGATGGAAGCGGAGGCCGACGGGTGTCGTGCGGTGCTGCGCATTCGAGGCGCTGAAGAAGCCGTGTGTGCCGGTTGGGCGCAGGCTTATGCAGATTTAACACAGCGCGGTCTTTTATCGCTGCCAAAACGCATCACCGGCGTGCAGACTTTAGTCTTTGAATTTGAATCCGACGCGGGAACAATTCAAACGGTTTCGCTACCCGCTTGCGCCGCCGAAGTGCCGCCCAAGGACCGGGATATCCGTACGATGGATTTGGCAGAAGAGTCCGTGCTCGGCTATGAGCGGACGACGGCGCTCTTGCATCAACTGGAGCGGGTACCCGGACTTGCGGTCTATCCGATTGCCGTTTCCTATACTGGGCGAACGGTTTATGCCGTGGAAATCGAACCGCATGGGGAAGGGTATATCTCCCGCACAAAACGCATGGCCCGGTATCCGTCGGTGTATATCAATGCAAGACATCATGCGAACGAGGTTTCGAGTACGAATTCGGCATTTCGTCTGATTCGACGGATTTTGACTGAGAAAGATTTGCAAGAGGCCGTACAGGCGATGAACCTGGTGATCGTACCGATGGAAAATGTCGACGGCGCGGCGTTGCACTATGAGCTGCAAAAGGAACACCCGCATTGGAAGTATCACGTTGCGAGGTTTAACGCACTGGGAAAGGAGTTCTTCTACGAGACGGACAATCCCGAGACAATTCATACAGAAGCTTTGGGCTTCAAGCGTTTGTACGAAACCTTTTCGCCGGATATTTTAATCGACAACCATGGTGTGCCGACGCATGAGTGGGACCAGCCTTTTTCGGGATATACGTCTCCTTCCTATAAGGGCTTTTGGTTGCCGCGCTCGCTGTTATATGGCTATTTCTGGTATGTGACCGATGACGGTTATCGAAGCAATCATGCGCTGAACGAGGTATTTCAGGACGTGATTGCCGATGCCATGGCGGAGGATTCCGAAATTCGCGCTTGGAACCGCGAATGGGCGGAACAGTTTGAAACGTATGCGCATGCCTGGATGCCGAAGCTCTTTCCGGCGGATTATTACAAAGAAATGATCCATTATTGGGTCCCTTCGCCATATAATCCGGCCTATCGATATCGTTCGATTCGCTATCCATGGATTACGAGCGTTTGTTACACGAGTGAAGTTGCTGATGAAACAGCGCAAGGTTCCTACCTTTCCTTGTGTGCGCGTGCGCATGTGCAGCATGATGTAGCTTTACTTCGCAGCATTGCCGGAGCGAAAAGCGATATGGAACAATGGTGTACGATTTCCAAAGAGCACATCGATGTGCGGGCGCAGCGGCTGCGTCCGATCGTCGTGCAAAAATAA
- a CDS encoding GntR family transcriptional regulator, translating to MAPKYQVVQRDLKEKIDTGYYRADELIPSERALMESYDVSRITVRRAVSELVRSGYLETIQGKGTYVKHVKSALDILSLTSCTEDIISLGYKPRRKVISAQIVKATMDDVYNLSVEEGEPIFELTRVFYADEATVNYTTSRLRYALFPGLEKYPFAEVSLYRTLEEAYGLELTYAKRFVEAGFPTKKIAKHLEMEQHTPILFFHCTSHGNIKGSDVAFESYVSWFRSDRFAFTINQERKKG from the coding sequence ATGGCTCCAAAATATCAGGTGGTACAACGGGATTTGAAGGAGAAAATTGATACCGGATATTACCGCGCCGATGAACTCATCCCTTCAGAGCGGGCTTTGATGGAGTCCTATGATGTTAGTCGAATTACGGTTCGACGAGCCGTTTCTGAATTGGTGCGAAGCGGCTACTTGGAGACGATTCAGGGCAAAGGAACCTACGTAAAGCATGTGAAATCGGCCCTCGATATTCTCTCTCTGACCAGTTGTACGGAAGATATTATTAGTTTGGGCTATAAACCGCGGCGCAAGGTGATTTCGGCGCAGATTGTAAAAGCGACGATGGACGATGTGTACAACTTGTCCGTGGAAGAGGGGGAACCAATTTTTGAATTGACGCGCGTGTTTTATGCAGACGAGGCAACTGTCAATTATACGACGTCACGTTTGCGCTATGCGTTGTTTCCAGGGCTGGAGAAGTATCCTTTTGCTGAAGTGTCGCTCTATCGGACACTCGAAGAAGCTTACGGCTTGGAACTGACTTATGCCAAGCGCTTTGTTGAGGCGGGGTTTCCGACGAAAAAAATCGCCAAGCACTTAGAGATGGAACAACATACGCCGATTTTGTTTTTTCATTGCACGAGTCATGGAAATATCAAGGGGAGCGATGTCGCCTTTGAGTCCTATGTCAGTTGGTTTCGCAGCGATCGATTTGCGTTTACCATAAATCAGGAACGGAAGAAAGGATGA
- a CDS encoding BMP family protein — protein sequence MKKNKILSLLMALVMVLLVGCGGAGEKGGESKGAVEPSDVKVGIVCSAAGQNDTGYNKAIVDKATAMSKEKGFHLQVVEPTNGVPNAIETLAEDGYQLIFSMEYDFEALVNGVGGAAPLAEQYPETTFVVFNDNPNVDEKGETKYKNVISVLFNVNESSYLAGYLYVLVNEASDKLFGDGYKFVAPEEARAAGFIGGTNSNGITVYSYAFISGMNDAAAESNVTYDYYAKYDAGFTDSALGSTVAGTFFDNKANIVFADAGIVGDGITSKAKEVGRLAIQVDANLDAQQPGHVLTSVLKLTDAPGEVILNSFLEGKIGEQDNVQTFGIKSMATDITDLSEIAKVVQDQDVWKEIVDKVQEKRQAIIDGSLKIINAQNGDTFDASAYPHVIVK from the coding sequence ATGAAGAAGAACAAGATACTTTCGCTGTTGATGGCGCTGGTAATGGTACTGCTGGTTGGTTGCGGCGGTGCCGGCGAAAAAGGCGGCGAATCCAAGGGCGCCGTAGAACCGTCAGATGTTAAAGTCGGCATCGTATGCTCGGCGGCGGGACAGAATGATACCGGGTATAACAAAGCGATTGTCGACAAAGCCACGGCTATGTCCAAAGAAAAAGGTTTCCATTTGCAGGTCGTCGAACCGACCAATGGCGTGCCCAATGCCATTGAAACCTTGGCGGAAGACGGCTATCAGTTGATTTTCTCTATGGAGTATGACTTTGAAGCGCTCGTAAACGGCGTGGGCGGTGCGGCGCCGTTGGCGGAGCAGTATCCGGAGACGACCTTTGTCGTGTTTAACGACAACCCGAATGTAGATGAAAAGGGAGAAACAAAATACAAGAATGTCATTTCCGTGCTTTTCAATGTTAATGAATCTTCCTACCTTGCCGGTTATCTGTATGTGCTTGTGAATGAAGCATCGGATAAGCTCTTCGGCGACGGCTATAAATTTGTCGCCCCTGAAGAAGCGCGCGCAGCAGGTTTTATCGGCGGCACGAACTCCAACGGCATTACCGTGTACTCGTATGCCTTTATTTCGGGCATGAACGACGCGGCGGCGGAGAGCAACGTAACCTACGATTATTATGCCAAGTATGACGCCGGATTTACCGATTCCGCACTGGGCAGCACGGTCGCCGGAACCTTCTTTGACAACAAGGCGAACATCGTCTTTGCCGACGCCGGAATTGTTGGGGACGGCATTACCTCAAAGGCCAAAGAAGTCGGCCGTTTGGCGATTCAAGTCGACGCAAATCTGGATGCCCAGCAGCCGGGTCATGTGCTGACCTCCGTGTTGAAATTGACGGATGCCCCGGGTGAAGTGATCTTGAACAGCTTCCTAGAGGGAAAAATCGGCGAGCAGGACAATGTGCAGACATTCGGTATCAAATCCATGGCAACGGATATTACCGATCTTTCGGAAATTGCGAAAGTGGTGCAAGATCAAGATGTCTGGAAAGAAATTGTTGACAAAGTGCAGGAAAAACGGCAAGCCATTATCGACGGCTCGCTCAAAATAATCAATGCACAAAATGGAGATACCTTTGATGCAAGCGCGTATCCGCACGTTATCGTAAAGTAA
- a CDS encoding ABC transporter ATP-binding protein, whose amino-acid sequence MGILLQTRDLTKRFGDFTANDNISLEVNEGEIKSIVGENGAGKTTLMNMLYGALQPTSGDIYIRQEKVRFRSPKDAIARGIGMVHQHFMLVPSFSVYENILLGTEIANERIPFFVDKKKEIQKCQELVNRYGFDLDVREKVANLSVGQQQKIEILKMLYREVELLILDEPTSVLTPQEVDELLAQLLDLKKKGKTIIMITHKLREVMQVSDSITIIKKGQVIGNVLAKDTDETQLAQMMVGRRVLLTVQNTHEKSATQNVLYSVNNLSTTDETGKKVVHQLGFDLHEGEIYGIAGVEGNGQSELVKMLTGMMEATEGSVVYKGHDVTNFWADDLRTVGLGFIPEDRYAEGLCQGMSLSQNSIAGDIKSKKYSNHGMFDRRKVKEHCQRLIDSYDIRIADFDGNVSQLSGGNAQKLIIAREMDREPDLLIACQPTRGVDIGAIEFIHRQLLEFRKSGGAILLISSELSEIMSLSDRIGVMYKGQIIGEMDAASATETELGLLMAGIAPEKAQEVQA is encoded by the coding sequence ATGGGAATCCTACTTCAAACACGGGATTTGACAAAACGGTTTGGCGATTTTACCGCAAATGACAACATCTCGCTCGAAGTGAACGAGGGCGAAATCAAGTCCATTGTCGGTGAAAACGGAGCTGGAAAAACAACACTGATGAATATGCTGTACGGCGCGCTGCAGCCGACCTCCGGAGATATCTATATCCGACAGGAAAAAGTACGCTTTCGTTCACCCAAAGATGCGATTGCCCGTGGCATCGGCATGGTCCACCAGCATTTTATGTTGGTGCCAAGTTTCTCCGTCTATGAAAATATTCTGCTCGGGACGGAAATTGCGAATGAAAGAATACCGTTTTTTGTTGACAAGAAAAAAGAAATTCAAAAGTGTCAGGAATTGGTCAATCGCTATGGATTTGATTTGGATGTAAGGGAAAAGGTAGCGAATTTGTCCGTCGGACAACAGCAGAAAATTGAAATTCTCAAAATGTTGTACCGTGAAGTGGAATTGCTGATTTTGGATGAGCCGACGTCCGTATTGACGCCGCAGGAAGTCGATGAACTGTTGGCGCAACTCTTGGATCTGAAGAAAAAGGGAAAGACCATTATCATGATTACGCACAAACTGCGAGAAGTCATGCAGGTCAGCGACTCCATAACGATTATTAAAAAAGGGCAGGTAATCGGCAACGTTTTGGCGAAAGACACCGATGAAACACAGTTGGCACAGATGATGGTCGGTCGTCGGGTACTGCTCACGGTGCAGAATACGCACGAAAAATCGGCAACGCAAAACGTTTTGTATTCGGTCAATAACCTGTCTACGACGGATGAAACTGGGAAAAAAGTCGTCCATCAACTGGGCTTCGATTTGCATGAAGGCGAAATTTACGGGATCGCCGGCGTTGAGGGAAACGGGCAGAGTGAATTGGTAAAAATGCTCACCGGCATGATGGAGGCTACGGAAGGCAGTGTCGTCTACAAGGGGCACGACGTGACCAATTTTTGGGCGGACGACCTGCGCACGGTGGGGCTGGGCTTTATTCCCGAAGACCGCTATGCCGAAGGGTTGTGTCAGGGAATGTCCCTGAGTCAAAATTCGATTGCCGGCGATATCAAATCGAAAAAATATTCTAATCATGGCATGTTCGATCGCAGGAAGGTAAAAGAGCACTGTCAGCGTCTTATCGATTCCTACGACATTCGCATTGCGGATTTTGATGGAAATGTTTCCCAGCTTTCCGGAGGCAATGCGCAAAAACTGATTATTGCTCGCGAGATGGATCGGGAACCGGATCTGCTCATCGCCTGTCAGCCGACGCGCGGTGTCGATATTGGTGCGATTGAATTTATTCACCGGCAACTTTTAGAGTTTCGCAAGAGCGGCGGCGCCATTCTATTAATTTCCTCAGAATTAAGTGAAATCATGAGCCTCTCCGATCGCATTGGCGTCATGTACAAGGGACAAATTATTGGAGAGATGGACGCTGCATCGGCGACAGAGACGGAATTGGGGCTTTTAATGGCGGGCATTGCGCCTGAAAAAGCACAGGAGGTACAGGCATGA
- a CDS encoding ABC transporter permease — translation MKEKTIRRVINSILPVLVALFIGAVIMLGMGFNPLEAYGIMFGRSLFTMKGLTNTLHTASPLILTGLAIAITFRANLFNMGVEGQLLFGGFIAGLVGAYVPVGSPILHKLLCFAAAVAAGMLFALLPALLRAYLRVDEMVVTLTLNYVMMTILEFLSSGPFRDQGAGYVATPVIQQTAMFPRIGATRLTPFFLLSLLVFLILWVLIKKTTFGYKIEAIGKNPRFSEATGIRVRKSILQLMLISGALAGFAGAGHMMSQEFKYTLSFSGTTGLGWDGMLVSLLGNHSTIGVLISALFYSALKNGADSINMYTGIPKEIVAIIQGLMILFLSFQFLDQRFHIIKKFKEKKKGGANGAA, via the coding sequence ATGAAAGAAAAAACGATTCGGCGTGTAATCAACTCCATTTTGCCCGTGTTGGTCGCACTTTTTATCGGCGCGGTGATAATGCTGGGTATGGGATTCAATCCCTTGGAAGCGTACGGCATTATGTTCGGGCGTTCGCTTTTTACCATGAAAGGGCTGACCAACACGCTGCACACCGCAAGCCCTCTGATCTTGACGGGCTTGGCAATTGCCATTACCTTTCGCGCCAACCTCTTTAACATGGGAGTCGAAGGGCAGCTGCTGTTCGGAGGCTTTATCGCCGGCTTGGTTGGCGCATATGTGCCCGTTGGCAGTCCGATTTTACACAAGCTCCTTTGCTTTGCGGCAGCCGTTGCCGCCGGCATGCTCTTTGCACTTTTACCGGCACTGCTGCGCGCTTACCTGCGCGTGGATGAGATGGTGGTTACACTGACCTTGAATTATGTGATGATGACCATATTGGAATTTCTTTCCTCGGGGCCATTTCGCGATCAGGGAGCTGGCTATGTCGCGACGCCGGTGATTCAGCAAACCGCGATGTTTCCGCGCATCGGGGCGACGCGCCTTACACCTTTTTTCCTGTTGTCTCTGCTTGTTTTTTTGATTTTATGGGTGCTTATCAAAAAGACCACTTTCGGTTATAAAATTGAAGCCATCGGTAAAAATCCAAGATTTTCGGAGGCAACCGGCATTCGGGTGCGCAAGAGTATTTTGCAGCTGATGTTAATCAGCGGCGCGTTGGCGGGCTTTGCCGGAGCGGGACATATGATGAGTCAGGAGTTTAAGTACACGCTTTCATTTTCCGGCACCACAGGACTGGGATGGGATGGCATGCTCGTTTCCCTGTTGGGCAATCATTCAACCATTGGGGTTCTGATTTCGGCGTTGTTCTACAGTGCCTTAAAAAACGGCGCGGACAGCATCAATATGTACACCGGTATTCCGAAGGAAATTGTTGCGATCATTCAGGGGCTCATGATTCTGTTTTTGTCCTTCCAGTTTTTGGATCAGCGGTTTCACATTATAAAAAAGTTCAAAGAAAAAAAGAAGGGAGGGGCAAATGGAGCTGCTTGA